ATGATAGGGCATTAAAATAGTTATGTGTTATGATCCTGGATCTGCAAACAAACGCGTAAGCCACAGAAATCGAATAGGTATAGTCTCTAAATTATGCATTCAAGTCGATTACAGGTTGTGTAAAGCGACCTtaactaatgtcatattttgtgaaGACTTTTTAAAGAGATGCAATCGTACCACAACAGGTATATATATTAGTGATCTTGAACTAAACCAAGTGATGTTTATAGAATTATAAACGAATACAAAAACATCTATAAAATTGTACttgtgattttatttacatttcaaagaGAAagacaattgttttatttacacctTCATTTACTAAATACTTGATTCGTAAATTTCAGCCTCGAAGCTATCCATGCGTCGTGAAGTTGGAGGAAGAAGTTTGGCTGTTTCTCTTGTTTCCATTTTTAATTTACTGAATTCTTCCTCCTCGTCATCTGACAAAACATCGCTCAGGTTTCCAACATTCTGTTACAACAAAATAACCACTATGTTGGAATAAAAATCGAACAAAAAGTATGATGCAATTAACAGTAGTTCAGTTTATCTCTATTATGCATTTTCTAGCAAGAGAAACGATTTTCGTTCAGCACACTGCttgatatataaaatgaaacatttggAATCCAATGTTTCAATTAATATTgcaaatataaaaagaaaaacaaccgTAATTACCTTATGAGTAGATACAAAGTATTCCTTATTTTTTGTCCTGACCGTATCaaatcataaatacatatttggTTTCCAATTGGAAAGAATACAAAGCGTTTGAACAAATTTTCCATATTAATGCATCGTTTACACATTGTTCCATTTAATTTTATGATCACTTACATATTTCCATAGTTTGTAACAGTTTAACCTCCTCCGTAGACAATCAGGAAGAATGCAGCATAACTTCTCCGACACTGGATACACAAATTTAGGATCTATGCTCTCACTCTGCCAACCTAGGTTAAGTATGTACAATAGTGTTACAATCATACTTTCCTGCGACAGAATGTAAGTTGTGTCTTCATgatataatatcattgtccttATATTCCATCCtaatatacattatttgtatCGTCACATTACTGCCATTTAATGAGTTCTTAAAATGCATAGTTGGAATAGTTGATAAAGCATTGATAACTTTCTTACATTTTGCCATgttttcaattcatttattgatttaaatattatttctcattattattattttattttatttttattcaattttcatcataacaaacaaatcaaaacagCACAAGCATCAACATTTTTAAatctgtaattatataatgtagaAATAATGATTATTAGTAAAGCTGTCATTAAGAAACCTAGtagtatttttttcatcgtTAGGGCATTGCTTTCCATTTACGTCGATCATTTGTGTAGGTCATTACAATGATAAACTACATTACCAGTAAGACAGCTGACGAGGATACCGACGACTAGAGCTATTCCTACAGCCACGGTCGGGTACCACATAAATGACAATCTGTATACCGCCATAGGTCCAGACCTAAATATACGGTAAAACAGAAATTAGGGGAAATTGATACATGTGAAGTAAAGAAAAAGACAACATGTACTAAGTAGCCATAGGGTTAGACCCATAATTAGAAAAAAGTTTATTATTAAAGGTATTGATGGCTGTGCATCATTATCTGTCGACGGCTGAAATTCAAGAACCGTTTGTACATGTACCTGAAGCAATGCTTTAGTTACTAATTTGATACTTAATTTTGTCCCAGAAATGAAATTGACAATCAAGAAGAAGACTGAAAATAAAAGTTCGTTCTTCATTGGAGATGGGATCATTCTAATCAGACAAACACTCAGTCAACGCGAGTTGTCTACCTTAGCATGATAAAACCATCTCAGTTTTGCACAGGAGGACAGGTAAAACTTTCTATATTCTGATTTTATAGAAAATTTATCTTGCTAAATCGAAACTCAATCAAATCTGACGAAACCGAATTAAAACAACagaattattgaaattatatacGTATGAATATCGATACGTTTTCAAATCTGTTACAGAAAATGGCAGTAAAGTGATACAATTGGTAGTTTTCAAAAACTAGATAAGGTACAACTCGTGATTTTTTCTTATCTATTTCGCAATCAGACAACAACAATTCTTATGATTAACTCAATGACTTATGTTAGCATATCAAATTTGCACGACCTCAATAATATCACGCAAAATCGGGAAAATATCATTCCCGAAAAAAAAAGATTGCTATACGGTATATCACACAAAAGTATGCAGATAACTCACCAATCAATGTCGGTGTCTCGTGCTGAATAACTGCTGCTCATCTGTACCCGAGGCATATTGATGTTAGGGGTATTCATCTCAAATTTGTTCAAACCATACGTCACACCATCTAATGTTACGTCACATCCGTCCGTCTCAAATGGAAGTGTGGGTAGTGGCATGTGATACACAAATGAACCAATCACAATCCAGAAGATCACCACAGTACTAACGATCATGCCCGATAACGCCCCCTGAAAGTTTGGAAAAAATTACATTCATGTCCGACTCGGAAAGTATTAGTGTTTCTTGAAGTTTGAAAGAAGACGATAACATATTTTTGCCagaatttataaaaacaaaaaatcttacCAAACGATTTTCAGATGGAATTAGTTTTGGAAAATTATTACACAACGCCAATATTTATATCAAGAAACCATATGCTGTCGTGTCATTTACGTTTTTCAACGGGATACTAAAAAAATATCTCCACAAATCATATATGCCATCCTTCTTACCAACAATGAAACATTCTTATATTGAACGCAAGAATTATTGAAAGAGAGATAAAACCTAGTTTTATAATTATCCAAAAGTAGCCGCTGCAAATTCATGAATTAATTTGCATGAAAAGAATAATTAGAATGTCTTACCTTGCCGTTTACACACGGGAAAAACATCCCCATCAGAAACAATCCAAGAAGAGGTCCACCGGCCATTCCTAGTACCGATATCATTATCtggtaaaacatatttttaaattgtgtCAATTggacaaaaaatatgtttttttcctgattcaaaatccaaaatacaaatgtacagttaCGTACAGCGCAAATACCTCATCGAAATTGCAGCCACAGCCTGCTTACTAGATTACTGCAGATCAATTTTCAATAACGGCTACGATTCGCGGTGTCCgtcttaaaacaattttccgAAGAAATGTTTTGATCATGAAGCAATGGAAAAAAGTTCGTTTACATTAAGCATTACCAATAAATTTTGGAAATATCAAGTTGTACATGGAAATTATTACGTAATACTCGCAAAAATATGCAcaatcatatataaaattatctatTCATGTTTGGATAGCTCACCTGTAGTACTGTAGAACCCAACAGCGCAGAGAGGAAAGCGAACCCAATGACTACCAGTCCACCCAGTACACCTGAGGAATGGAATCATTTTAAATGAGGTTTGACTTATTTTAACAATTCACATAACACGTGTGCATATATTCGGGGACTACTGTTCAGTGCATTACATTTCTAGCTGCGGCGATATTTAAACCAATGAGGAGTATTGAAACGGACGTGAAATCGAAACTGCGATGCTATATCTGTACAGTTAAGGTATAAAATCAACTTGAAACCTGATATAAATAAAACTGTGATCTGTAGGGAAAACAAATAGGAGTTATATAACAAAGGCAATGGTTACAGGACATGGAAAATTCTTGTTGCATTAATTTCTCTTAATATAATCACGTCATGACACATGTATATGGTAATACAAAACTACAGAGGTTAGAATCATATCAACACATACCTAAGATATTTGCCGTTTTTGCTTCAGCAGATGGCTTCATTACAATGTTAGTGAACTCCAGGAATGGCTTAAGTAAGTCTTCTAGCAGAGTGATCGAAAGGGCATTCAAACAGGACGATATTGAGCTGTGAGGaatagcaaaataaaattgaGGACTCGTTACATTACACAAATAGAGTATTTGTAAATAAGCAACAACAAGCACAATATGCATTGATAAACCAAAACCTATTACGGAATTTCTTTTTcgaacatataaaataattccaacaatcttaaaaacattttaacagTCTATAAATAGAGGTTAGTCAtctaaattttgttttacatttgacaaaattgaattatttcccttcaatgttaaaataataCCTGAGTGCTGCGCTGAAGATACAGGCTACGAACAGCCCCGGTATGCCGGGTACTTTCCCAAGGCTCTCCATAACATAGTACGGTAACAACTATAAAACAAGATACAGTCTTTATGCTTAAATAATAGAAGGCATACACTGAAGTACAAAATTAATTCATCAATCCAAAATGTGTCAATGTACTAGTATTAAGCGAGTTTATTCCATGTAGATTACAAAGAATCCTTCATAAGATTTTAATATACAGAATATGGTGTCAGCAAAACCGAATTTCATCACATAATCCAACTTCGCttgccaagggtattcagtccGATACTTTCCTTGCAACGTTCTTTTATTCTATTATAAACACAAAACCAGTACCTGGTCCCTTGATAATAGTTTACCGTCCAGTAACGGGTCACAGTCGTGGTACTCTGCGTAGATGACCAGTCCGGACAGACAGACCAAAGTGACCAGTAATATGGTGGCCGGCAGGCTGATAAACAACGCTCtgaaatgtaaatgaaataaaagtgcTGTAAATGCACATTTTTTGGTGGCGGTATTAGTTTTGTGTGTTTCGTTCAGAAGATTGAATAGGACAACTGCaaagatattgatatttttgctGTTTGCAACTATACTAACTTTTAGCGCATAAGTTCTTTATTGtgataacattttaaataaaaaataataaaaatcaaaatatgtacgTTATGTGCATCAAAATATAATTGCATATCAAAGGTCATCACCGAATACGTCATACTTTATTCATCTAAAATTTTCACCACAAAACGAATTTATAATTAGCAAGTCATTGCGCGTCGCCTTCTTGTTAGTTTTCAAGCAATgctttatgaaatgaaattctTTCCCAACGATTACAAATTATGGAAATGTTCCGTTAAAACTGCTTTACGTGTAATCAACAAGTTCAATAGAAcgaacatttatttttatttctattgtaTAATGTACTTACAGCTGAGCGTTTTTGACATTGCTAATACTCATGTATCTCTGTAGCATGGTTTGGTTGGCTCCGTAGATGGTCAACTGACCAATAAAACTTCCAAATATCAACCCCCAGAATGTACAACGTGTCAAGGGATTGGGGTCAAAACTGTTGGAAAGAATACAGCAATATCATACCATGTCAATGTGATACTAGTAATTCACCTCAGGTGCGGTGGCGGAAAGAcagggaggaaatattattATCTAACAGCATAGGGAATCGCTTATCGGCGTCAAAGGAAAATCAGCAATGCATACATACAACTCgaataacaatattttacaaatattcaaTCATTCTGTTTCTAGTATACCATGCAGATGATAATAATAAGTACCAAAAGGCGACTACAATGGTACAAAGATATTTCATTATTGTTTATGATGAAGTCAGCTACCAAAGTCATAATCGTAATCAGACGCATCGCTAATGCACAAATACGCGTGTcacaatattgaaaaaaaatctttcgaGAGATTATGCTGTCGAAAGCTAAGAGAACTCGGCTGAATTacttcaaaacaaataaaaaaaataacctgAAATCTTCTGTTAAAAAATCTAAACAATCTTCTTTCTGACTCACTTGAAGAACTCTATCCTTCCTCCTTGCTGTGCGATGCTCCATACTTCTGCTATGCCACCGAACTTTGCACATCCCATGGCTATGATACCAATAAGTCCCCCGACAACGACGAAGGTTTGGAAAGTATCTGTCCACAGAACGGCTCGTAGCCCTCCCTATAATGCATGGTACAAAAGGTTCATCGATTACTTATCTTAAAATGTGGTAACAAAGTTCCTCAATATTCTTTATACCAATGTGCTTTCAAGAGCGATTTTTTGCGTCGATGCAAGTGCTTTTTttctacatacatatacaattgtattcctttatcatatttttgtgaaCATTCGTATCCGTCCTTAATAAATTAGATTGACTAAAAAATTCGACAATAATTTGTCggcactgttagaattacttctttctCCCCTTTTCATAAATGATATACCTTTTTTAATTTAATCGCTCTTATAAAAGAATTGTTGTTTTAAAAGTAGTTTCGTTTATTTATAAAATCGATCCCATCCTTACAACACAGTACATCAGATTGTTACACTTGTTAGTTTACACAGTAAATTTCTGATTATCATCAGACTTACCATTGACGTGTAGAAAGTAACCACAGCACCAACACTCAGTATAGACCCGGACAGTGACAGGCCGGTAACTACAACAGAAAACACAGATAtcgaaaataaaacataaaatgatcACTTAACAAAGACAACACTAAGTTTAGAACCCGACTATGATAGATcagtaatttaaaaaaaaaaaaaaaaaaaaaaaaaaacaatatcaaaacgaaaaaaaatgtTCGCAAGACACTAAATTGAAGTATACACTCGGCCGTAACAGTAACTTAAAACGACAACACAGGTGTCAAAGGGACAAAAATGATTCCAATTCTGTTGTTACTTCCACAACCATAAACGGAACAAATGGCATTAAAGTGACACAATATTTGCTACGACATGAATATCATTGTACAAAGGCATTGAGGAACagctaaaatatgttttaaattacaCTTTGATATCAAAGCTGACAGCTATCCCAAGTTTTAATGATTTCATAAACATCATTGAAATGTGCGTAATGCAAGATGTCCGTTCAGTTATATACCATTCTATGGGACCTAACAATACATTCTGGCAATATACGACAATACAGCATGTCTATGAAGATACGGGACATATCTCAGACCTTACCTTGATTTAAAGCAAGAGCTGGGGCGTAGAGTACCACGGCCATATATAGTATCTAAAAGAAGCAAAGACAATCTAAATATTACATAGtgaattcaataaataaaataaaaatgctcAAAACGTGTCGATACACATGTTTAGTTTTACTACCTGCTTGATACCTGAGTTTGACTATGCAAACGCAATACTTCTGAACACAGACATATGTCCCAAATGATTTGAGCTTTGcattttgtgaaataatttCGTTCCAAGTATTGttataatatgtttaaaataccgCTTTTTTACAAAGTGTCACATTCAACTATCGTAATTGTATAATAAAGCATTGGTGATTCCGTTATGTGTTCAAAAATTTTACCAACGGCGATTCATCAGAGTAAAACTTACCATTTCAATGGCGAAGACAAGTGCTGCAATATACCTGGTCCAGCAATTGAATCTGAGTTCCAAATACTACAATGTGTAAGCATAAATAAAGGAATGTTTTACTGAAAGTATTACCAGAAAATATCCCAATGTCacaattacaaataatttaCCATTAATATATACAGTGCGAGGTTTCgttaaaatatttcatctaTATCAAGAAGAAACAAATTgtatagacaaaataaaaatgaaaataaccaaaattcattttaaagtgactttgcaaaattaaaacctaCGTATGttttgtaattctcaaaatgttagcaaCGTTTGGTGATGGataacatattatatttttatttatctttgtaAATTATAGCAtgtatcttttaaaaaaaaaaaaaaagcaagaCGTTGAATAAAAAACGAAGCTTATGCGAATGTATTGTGGTTAAATGTGGTTTATAAACACTGTACCTGGTATGCACTTGTCAGTCCCAAGTTGTGAAAGAATGGCAGAAACACAAAGCACGTAACTGGGTATGTCAGTAATCCCGAGAACGCCACCATGTAATATTGTGTCCCGAACACATACATCTCGGTTGGTGTTCCCAGCACAGTGATGGCCGACATGTAACTAGCCACAAGTGACATGGCCACCGGAAATACCGGCATCTCTCTTCCTCCCATCAAAATATCGTCAGAGGTGGCTTCACGTTTGGCAAGCTTCTCTTTTAGCATGTAATATAGTCCGATAAAAAAGGAAACGAGAAGCACTGTCACGAACAGACAGTA
This genomic window from Argopecten irradians isolate NY chromosome 4, Ai_NY, whole genome shotgun sequence contains:
- the LOC138322494 gene encoding sodium-coupled monocarboxylate transporter 1-like is translated as MATFTTFDYCLFVTVLLVSFFIGLYYMLKEKLAKREATSDDILMGGREMPVFPVAMSLVASYMSAITVLGTPTEMYVFGTQYYMVAFSGLLTYPVTCFVFLPFFHNLGLTSAYQYLELRFNCWTRYIAALVFAIEMILYMAVVLYAPALALNQVTGLSLSGSILSVGAVVTFYTSMGGLRAVLWTDTFQTFVVVGGLIGIIAMGCAKFGGIAEVWSIAQQGGRIEFFNFDPNPLTRCTFWGLIFGSFIGQLTIYGANQTMLQRYMSISNVKNAQLALFISLPATILLVTLVCLSGLVIYAEYHDCDPLLDGKLLSRDQLLPYYVMESLGKVPGIPGLFVACIFSAALSSISSCLNALSITLLEDLLKPFLEFTNIVMKPSAEAKTANILGVLGGLVVIGFAFLSALLGSTVLQIMISVLGMAGGPLLGLFLMGMFFPCVNGKGALSGMIVSTVVIFWIVIGSFVYHMPLPTLPFETDGCDVTLDGVTYGLNKFEMNTPNINMPRVQMSSSYSARDTDIDWSGPMAVYRLSFMWYPTVAVGIALVVGILVSCLTGWQSESIDPKFVYPVSEKLCCILPDCLRRRLNCYKLWKYNVGNLSDVLSDDEEEEFSKLKMETRETAKLLPPTSRRMDSFEAEIYESSI